One Calditrichota bacterium genomic region harbors:
- a CDS encoding TonB-dependent receptor yields MKRIYPIILFVLLLAQLAFAQKGVKGVIEGTVTDAKSGTPLPGVNVIVKGTYKGAATDAKGHYKILGLSPGDYDIQAQMIGYTIQLQTGIRVLPGKTVRVDFKLEPTVLAFGQKIEVIGDRPLIEVDVTASQRKLLASDIKQKIVQNVTDIVSQEMGVVKENNEIHIRGGRADEAMYIVDGQSVKDPLSGYTNTLYINAGAIKELKIITGGFNAEYGQAMSGIVDVETKEGSSKFEGDLSLESDHIFPKSFFKGFHTDISEFNFGGPEPITSHVLPVLGLKIPGNLTYFISGYVHLTDTYLPHATRLYPSKSYYEKMAPREENDWHLLGKLTWKIAPGKKLFLSYNRSLNINQGYFLPRIESGAYFPYRYSKMLDHYNTITKEAVLINIGWIHTLNSKTFYELNIGRFFTSLHSAVQNKPWTEYQETLDTQPVKYLADSHGNIQTRFGDGFYDTGDANRWYDYYSDNWSLNGSITSDVHPKHQVKAGFEIKYTEMQVIDVVDPWIGESGLGRNHDFYRVYPNDGSAYIQDRITYSGMIVNIGMRYDYWFPGKYVEDAINDPETVTITDEARKLFKKETFSFLGHRGKGHLSPRLGISHPVTDNDVLYMHYGHFSQRPIGQYVYAKLKSHSEATYQLFGNPNLNPTTTVAYELGIKHRFNRNQSIEIKAYYKDMFDYPTAVRIQKFSPRLGSISYYMYVNMDYARARGVEMRFRRRYSKYLSGNVDFSYALATGKSSTPNTNLLVAAGRVPEKPLYESYLRWDKPYRFSTDIFFRVPKGANKHFWRFKLPEQWGFNLRWEYESGKRYRRLIDVDRGIYEKEEYGSISQPWMRTDARIYKDISLLGLDWSVYLEGENIFNAKIPRIINPVTGRPYRPGDIIPRTWHDDPRDLPPNNPGRYNWPRRLMAGIKLTY; encoded by the coding sequence ATGAAAAGAATTTATCCAATCATTTTATTCGTTTTGCTGCTTGCTCAACTTGCCTTTGCCCAAAAGGGAGTAAAGGGGGTGATTGAGGGAACCGTGACGGATGCCAAATCGGGGACACCTCTGCCGGGTGTGAATGTCATTGTCAAGGGAACCTACAAGGGCGCGGCTACCGATGCGAAAGGGCATTACAAGATTTTGGGGCTTTCGCCGGGTGACTACGATATTCAGGCTCAGATGATCGGGTACACCATTCAGCTGCAGACAGGTATCCGGGTGCTTCCCGGAAAAACGGTTCGGGTGGATTTTAAACTGGAACCGACGGTACTGGCCTTCGGCCAAAAGATCGAAGTGATCGGTGACCGTCCGCTGATTGAGGTAGATGTAACTGCCTCCCAGCGCAAGCTTCTGGCGTCCGACATCAAGCAGAAAATTGTGCAAAATGTAACGGATATTGTGTCGCAGGAAATGGGTGTGGTCAAGGAAAATAACGAAATCCACATCCGCGGGGGGCGTGCCGATGAAGCCATGTACATTGTGGATGGTCAGTCCGTCAAGGATCCCCTCTCCGGATACACGAACACGCTCTACATTAATGCGGGGGCTATCAAGGAGCTGAAAATCATTACGGGTGGATTTAATGCCGAGTACGGACAGGCGATGTCCGGAATTGTGGATGTGGAGACCAAAGAAGGCTCTTCCAAATTTGAGGGCGATTTGTCCCTGGAAAGTGATCATATTTTTCCGAAATCGTTTTTCAAGGGATTTCACACGGACATCTCCGAATTTAATTTTGGCGGACCCGAACCGATTACCAGCCATGTCTTGCCGGTACTCGGGTTAAAAATCCCCGGGAACCTGACCTATTTTATCAGTGGGTATGTTCATCTGACGGATACCTATTTGCCCCACGCGACCCGGCTATACCCGTCAAAATCGTATTACGAAAAAATGGCTCCCCGCGAAGAGAACGACTGGCATCTTCTGGGGAAATTGACCTGGAAAATTGCACCCGGAAAGAAACTATTTCTCTCGTACAATCGTTCATTGAACATTAATCAGGGGTATTTTCTTCCCCGTATTGAATCGGGTGCCTATTTCCCCTACCGTTACAGCAAGATGCTGGATCATTACAACACGATTACCAAGGAAGCCGTTCTCATCAATATTGGGTGGATCCACACGCTCAATTCGAAAACATTTTACGAACTGAATATCGGGCGGTTTTTCACAAGTCTGCACAGTGCCGTTCAGAATAAGCCCTGGACGGAATATCAGGAAACGCTGGACACGCAGCCGGTCAAGTATCTGGCGGATTCTCATGGCAACATTCAAACCCGCTTTGGCGATGGGTTTTACGACACCGGTGACGCCAACCGCTGGTACGATTATTATTCGGACAATTGGTCGCTGAACGGTTCCATCACCAGCGATGTTCATCCCAAACATCAGGTGAAAGCCGGATTTGAGATCAAATACACGGAAATGCAGGTGATTGACGTTGTCGATCCCTGGATCGGTGAGAGCGGGCTGGGGCGCAATCACGATTTTTATCGTGTCTATCCGAATGACGGGTCCGCCTACATTCAGGATCGCATCACCTACAGCGGCATGATTGTCAATATCGGAATGCGGTACGACTATTGGTTTCCCGGAAAGTATGTGGAGGATGCCATTAACGACCCGGAAACGGTCACCATTACAGATGAGGCGCGGAAGCTTTTCAAGAAAGAAACCTTCTCGTTTCTGGGACACCGGGGCAAGGGGCACCTCAGTCCGCGCCTGGGCATTTCCCACCCGGTTACGGACAATGACGTGCTCTATATGCACTACGGGCATTTCTCTCAGCGCCCCATTGGGCAGTATGTGTACGCTAAACTCAAATCGCATTCGGAGGCAACCTACCAGCTTTTCGGGAATCCCAATTTGAATCCGACCACGACCGTGGCGTACGAACTGGGGATCAAACACCGGTTTAACCGAAATCAGAGTATTGAAATTAAGGCTTATTACAAGGACATGTTCGACTACCCAACGGCGGTGAGGATTCAGAAATTCAGCCCCCGTTTGGGAAGCATCAGCTATTACATGTACGTCAATATGGATTATGCACGCGCCAGAGGGGTTGAAATGCGGTTTCGGCGCCGGTACTCGAAATATCTGTCCGGAAATGTGGATTTCAGTTACGCGCTGGCTACCGGGAAAAGCTCCACGCCGAATACCAATCTTTTGGTGGCGGCGGGACGGGTTCCGGAAAAGCCCCTGTACGAGAGCTACTTGCGGTGGGACAAACCCTATCGTTTTTCAACGGATATTTTCTTTCGGGTTCCAAAAGGAGCCAACAAACATTTTTGGAGATTCAAACTCCCCGAGCAATGGGGATTCAATCTGCGGTGGGAGTACGAATCGGGGAAGCGCTATCGGCGCCTGATCGATGTGGATCGGGGAATCTACGAAAAAGAGGAGTACGGCAGCATCTCCCAGCCCTGGATGCGAACCGATGCGAGAATCTACAAGGACATTTCGCTGCTGGGTTTGGACTGGTCGGTTTATCTGGAGGGAGAGAATATTTTTAACGCCAAAATTCCCCGAATTATTAATCCGGTTACAGGAAGGCCTTACCGCCCGGGGGATATTATCCCAAGAACCTGGCACGACGATCCCCGGGATTTGCCGCCGAATAATCCCGGACGGTACAACTGGCCCCGGCGGCTGATGGCAGGAATAAAATTGACGTATTGA
- a CDS encoding PorV/PorQ family protein: protein MRKIKIFLFLVMLSPSWVFGQSLFPRLGEQRVGTAAMTFLKIGIGARATSMGGAFVSMADDASSLYWNPAGLVQVGSNEALASHIQWPVGIQYEFVGLVYQLTPTLALGTSAGFLYSDDMEETDEYHPMGTGRYFSYSDFVGSLTLSIRMTDRFSFGATAKFAQENLADLEMHTFMFDLGTFYWTGYKSLRFAASMRNFGANVRPTGTFLKRTASGAMVRQKYTGFSPPTEFSLGAAMEVFETPVHRVTTSFQMNHPMDNAENAVFGGEYSFHKLFSLRGGYKFNYSNAHWTFGAGAVIPLGKTELVIDYAYADFGRLNLAQQFSLSFKF, encoded by the coding sequence ATGCGAAAAATAAAAATTTTCCTTTTTCTGGTCATGCTATCCCCGTCCTGGGTATTCGGACAGAGCCTGTTTCCCCGTTTGGGAGAACAACGTGTGGGAACAGCGGCCATGACCTTTCTGAAAATTGGCATTGGTGCCCGGGCAACCAGCATGGGAGGAGCCTTTGTTTCAATGGCGGACGACGCCAGTTCGCTCTATTGGAATCCGGCCGGCCTGGTACAGGTCGGATCCAACGAGGCGCTGGCCTCTCACATTCAGTGGCCCGTGGGCATTCAGTACGAATTTGTGGGACTCGTTTACCAGCTGACCCCCACCCTGGCATTGGGAACCAGTGCGGGCTTTTTATATTCTGATGACATGGAAGAAACGGACGAATATCATCCCATGGGAACGGGACGCTATTTCAGCTACAGTGATTTCGTCGGAAGCCTGACCCTGTCGATTCGTATGACCGATCGGTTCTCGTTTGGTGCCACGGCAAAATTTGCTCAGGAAAATTTGGCTGACCTTGAGATGCACACCTTCATGTTTGACCTGGGTACGTTTTATTGGACGGGCTACAAATCGCTGCGGTTTGCAGCCTCCATGCGGAATTTTGGCGCCAATGTTCGGCCAACAGGTACCTTTTTAAAGCGAACGGCCTCCGGGGCGATGGTTCGCCAAAAGTACACCGGATTTTCTCCGCCAACAGAGTTCAGCCTCGGGGCGGCTATGGAGGTTTTCGAGACGCCCGTTCATCGGGTAACCACATCGTTTCAGATGAACCATCCGATGGATAATGCAGAAAACGCCGTGTTTGGCGGTGAGTACAGTTTTCACAAACTGTTTTCATTGCGGGGGGGCTACAAATTTAATTATAGCAACGCCCACTGGACATTTGGCGCAGGCGCGGTGATTCCCCTGGGTAAGACCGAATTGGTCATCGATTATGCCTATGCCGATTTCGGACGGTTAAATTTAGCTCAACAATTTTCGCTGTCTTTTAAATTTTGA
- a CDS encoding ROK family protein, producing the protein MSERYLGMDVGGTKLAVLIGTSEGTVLEKVKRPTHAERGPWPIIDDLVDMAEEVLNRSGTSLEAIDAVGVSIGGPLDSAKGIIYSPPNLPGWDEIPLKQILSVKLERPVFVENDANAGALAEWRFGAGRGAKNMVFLTAGTGMGAGLILDNRLFRGANDLAGEVWKIPLIRKGLDDPTPLEFEYLTAGPGLARLAQNALRKNPFSKMLELTGGDIEKVTGEIVGKAARADDRLALQVLEEAGTYLGWGLAILVDVINPELFVIGTLGIHLGDLLLEPARKAMRENAVPQSAAVARVVPAQLDETIGDVAALCVAMEKYEG; encoded by the coding sequence ATGTCTGAACGGTATCTTGGAATGGATGTTGGCGGTACGAAATTGGCTGTTCTGATTGGAACGAGCGAGGGGACGGTTTTGGAAAAAGTCAAGCGTCCCACCCATGCGGAAAGAGGACCCTGGCCCATTATTGACGATCTGGTGGATATGGCCGAAGAGGTGCTGAATCGGTCCGGGACGTCCCTTGAAGCGATCGACGCAGTGGGCGTTTCCATTGGCGGCCCGTTGGATTCTGCGAAGGGAATTATCTACTCGCCGCCCAATTTGCCCGGCTGGGACGAAATTCCGTTGAAACAAATTCTCTCTGTAAAATTGGAACGCCCGGTATTTGTGGAAAACGATGCCAATGCCGGGGCCCTGGCGGAATGGCGGTTTGGTGCCGGTCGGGGAGCCAAGAACATGGTTTTTCTAACGGCAGGAACCGGAATGGGGGCCGGTTTGATTTTAGACAATCGTTTGTTTCGGGGAGCCAATGACCTGGCCGGTGAAGTCTGGAAAATCCCCCTCATTCGAAAGGGATTGGACGACCCAACCCCCCTGGAGTTTGAGTACCTGACCGCCGGGCCCGGGTTGGCCCGCCTGGCCCAAAATGCCCTGCGGAAAAATCCCTTTTCCAAAATGCTGGAACTCACCGGCGGCGACATCGAAAAGGTCACCGGCGAAATCGTCGGAAAAGCCGCCCGGGCGGACGACCGGCTTGCCCTCCAGGTTCTGGAAGAAGCCGGAACCTACCTGGGTTGGGGCCTCGCTATTCTGGTGGATGTGATTAACCCGGAGCTTTTTGTGATTGGCACGCTGGGCATTCACCTGGGGGATTTGCTTCTGGAACCGGCGCGGAAGGCCATGCGCGAAAACGCCGTCCCGCAGTCGGCCGCTGTTGCCCGCGTGGTACCGGCCCAGCTGGATGAAACCATCGGTGACGTGGCTGCTCTTTGCGTGGCGATGGAAAAATATGAGGGGTAG
- a CDS encoding DUF4838 domain-containing protein, translated as MLKNTSFLFLLGIALFAQMVSGCGQSKIDADYQIVVDWGDFDSPQKAASAEAAIDWNGPDTLQMAACTESFAAVEMQSYLRQIFHRPNRFPVVSLRKKLPLKALVIADLSQKKTNKKLDSIIRRNDLDQKLQAAESFVVLPQGKRLFIIGHDRVGALYGVFQVLENLGVRWYSPEETGTVLSDSGEFSLSRQATLQKPDFLTRGFWVWEDRGYPEFYLWMAHNRLNFWTIAEPNHALLRKLGIQMTVGGHLHFQKFLNPADEYPYNHPLFRGDENKPKDPYRANPKYFKGDTNHDGHLSYYEAHPEWYGLVEGKRRLLTGHLACNICTSNRDAVTEFTRKFVDELAEGDWKDARTVNLWPLDGARWCTCEDCQKLGTPTDRLLLFIYDVNKAVQKAVQEGRIHHDVKLIFPIYHETLAPPTRPLPADFDYTHCIGTFFPIHRCYVHFIDDSTCTEFNVPIWKDFLGWAVAKPRFYNGQFFIGEYYNVSKINCLPVIYTRIMSHDIPTYYRYGARHFHYMHVYTRLLGMKRWNNYLFAKLLWNTHTDVKALESDYFVGVYGAAADQMARLYGRLEYGMSSVKQWKHSQPLTSQIYWDKKPLFNLEHLKLREYHPPKNDGVDLEESVRALADCRRILNRVEQMKLPPVIQKRLAEDDRNLRYAENTVNFYYTFAQAILAKRAGDRAEERRLFLKSIPFAKGLEKEVDILKTGSVDNRRKNALEATRVIEPYLKMAKDLGVQFE; from the coding sequence ATGCTGAAAAATACATCCTTTTTATTTCTTTTGGGAATAGCCCTTTTCGCACAGATGGTGTCCGGTTGCGGGCAGTCCAAAATCGACGCCGATTACCAGATTGTGGTGGATTGGGGCGATTTTGATTCCCCGCAAAAGGCTGCTTCAGCCGAGGCTGCCATCGACTGGAACGGCCCGGATACCCTCCAAATGGCGGCCTGCACAGAAAGTTTCGCCGCAGTGGAGATGCAATCGTATTTACGCCAAATCTTTCATCGGCCGAATCGGTTTCCTGTGGTTTCACTTCGGAAAAAGCTCCCTCTGAAAGCGCTTGTCATTGCCGATCTTAGTCAGAAGAAAACCAACAAAAAGCTGGATTCAATCATTCGCCGGAACGATTTGGATCAAAAGCTCCAGGCAGCCGAAAGTTTTGTGGTTCTGCCTCAAGGAAAGCGCCTCTTTATTATTGGGCACGACCGCGTGGGGGCCCTGTACGGGGTGTTCCAGGTGTTGGAAAACCTGGGTGTGCGCTGGTACTCCCCGGAGGAAACCGGTACGGTTCTTTCCGATTCCGGAGAATTCTCACTTTCCAGACAGGCAACCCTTCAAAAACCGGATTTTCTCACGCGGGGTTTCTGGGTCTGGGAAGACCGGGGCTACCCGGAATTTTACCTCTGGATGGCGCACAATCGTCTCAATTTCTGGACGATTGCCGAACCGAACCATGCGCTTCTGCGCAAACTGGGCATCCAGATGACGGTGGGCGGTCACTTGCATTTTCAAAAGTTTCTCAACCCGGCTGATGAGTACCCGTACAATCACCCGCTTTTTCGGGGGGATGAGAACAAGCCGAAAGATCCGTACCGGGCCAATCCCAAATATTTTAAGGGAGACACCAACCACGACGGCCATTTGAGCTACTACGAAGCGCATCCCGAGTGGTACGGCCTGGTGGAAGGGAAACGCCGCCTTCTTACGGGGCATCTGGCTTGCAACATTTGCACCTCCAACCGGGATGCCGTGACGGAATTTACCCGAAAATTTGTAGACGAGCTGGCTGAGGGCGACTGGAAAGATGCCCGTACAGTCAACCTTTGGCCCCTGGATGGCGCCAGATGGTGCACCTGTGAGGATTGCCAAAAATTGGGTACCCCCACGGACAGGCTGCTGCTTTTTATTTATGATGTGAACAAGGCCGTCCAGAAAGCCGTTCAAGAGGGGCGAATTCATCACGACGTGAAGCTCATTTTCCCCATTTATCACGAAACGCTTGCCCCGCCCACGCGTCCGCTTCCGGCGGATTTCGACTACACCCACTGCATTGGTACATTTTTCCCCATTCACCGGTGCTACGTGCATTTTATTGACGACAGCACCTGCACGGAATTTAACGTCCCCATCTGGAAGGATTTTCTGGGCTGGGCCGTGGCCAAACCCCGCTTCTACAACGGGCAATTTTTCATCGGGGAATATTACAATGTCTCCAAAATCAATTGCTTACCCGTGATTTACACCCGAATCATGAGTCACGACATTCCCACGTATTACCGCTACGGTGCCCGGCACTTCCACTACATGCACGTGTACACCCGGCTTCTGGGCATGAAGCGGTGGAACAACTACTTATTTGCCAAACTTCTGTGGAACACCCACACTGACGTCAAGGCCCTGGAATCCGACTATTTTGTCGGTGTGTACGGAGCGGCGGCGGATCAAATGGCTCGCCTGTATGGACGGCTGGAGTACGGAATGTCCAGTGTAAAGCAGTGGAAACACTCTCAGCCTCTGACGTCTCAGATCTACTGGGACAAAAAGCCCCTCTTTAATCTGGAGCATTTGAAGCTCAGGGAATACCATCCTCCGAAAAACGACGGGGTCGATCTGGAGGAGAGTGTACGGGCTTTGGCCGACTGCCGCCGGATTCTCAATCGGGTGGAACAAATGAAACTTCCGCCCGTTATTCAAAAGCGTCTGGCCGAAGACGATCGCAATCTGCGTTATGCGGAAAACACGGTCAATTTTTATTACACCTTTGCCCAGGCCATTCTGGCCAAACGTGCGGGAGATCGTGCAGAAGAACGGAGATTATTCCTGAAAAGCATCCCTTTTGCCAAAGGATTGGAAAAAGAGGTGGATATTTTGAAGACCGGTTCAGTGGACAATCGCCGGAAAAATGCTCTGGAGGCCACACGGGTTATTGAACCCTATTTAAAGATGGCGAAAGATTTGGGGGTTCAATTTGAATAA
- a CDS encoding methionine synthase, translated as MRKPYLERLNEGILLADGAMGTMLQTKGLPVGECPDGWNLTHPEKVQDVHRGYAEAGAESLITNTFGGTRTKLTQCGYPEKQWEINFQGATLARAIAGDAIYVVGSMGPTGQFLEPLGDLKEEVAFEDFCEQAKALEAGGADVIQIETMTDLGEICVAIRAVKQTTRLPIIASMTFDKGQQGYRTVMGVDIPTAVEKLIETGADVVGSNCGNGIDELIEIMAEMRRHTDFPLLAKPNAGIPVLESGKVVYTQGPDYFAERVQKLIDAGATIVGGCCGTTPEHIRAMARAIGRAGA; from the coding sequence ATGAGAAAACCCTATTTGGAACGATTGAACGAAGGCATTCTGTTGGCCGACGGAGCCATGGGGACCATGCTGCAAACAAAAGGCCTGCCGGTGGGGGAATGTCCCGACGGGTGGAATCTGACGCATCCTGAAAAGGTGCAGGACGTGCACCGGGGCTACGCAGAGGCCGGGGCAGAAAGCCTGATTACAAATACCTTTGGCGGGACGCGCACCAAACTCACGCAGTGCGGTTATCCGGAAAAACAGTGGGAGATTAATTTTCAGGGAGCCACACTCGCCCGGGCCATTGCCGGCGATGCGATTTATGTCGTTGGCTCCATGGGCCCGACCGGACAGTTCTTGGAGCCTCTTGGCGACCTGAAAGAGGAGGTGGCTTTCGAAGATTTCTGCGAACAAGCTAAAGCCCTGGAGGCCGGAGGAGCCGATGTGATCCAAATAGAAACCATGACTGACCTGGGTGAAATTTGTGTGGCCATTCGGGCGGTCAAGCAGACAACCCGATTACCCATTATTGCCTCTATGACATTCGACAAAGGACAGCAGGGATACCGGACGGTGATGGGAGTGGATATTCCAACGGCGGTGGAAAAACTGATCGAAACGGGAGCCGATGTGGTAGGAAGCAATTGTGGCAATGGCATCGATGAATTGATTGAAATTATGGCTGAAATGCGCAGGCACACGGACTTTCCGCTACTGGCTAAACCCAATGCCGGTATTCCGGTTCTGGAAAGTGGGAAAGTCGTCTACACTCAGGGGCCGGATTATTTTGCTGAACGGGTTCAAAAACTGATAGACGCGGGGGCAACCATCGTGGGAGGATGCTGCGGAACCACCCCTGAACATATCCGGGCAATGGCCAGGGCGATTGGACGAGCAGGAGCGTAA
- a CDS encoding helix-turn-helix domain-containing protein, which yields MKNRIKDPQFKKKAEGVLKTLASEFQTAALLVDLDGSIVLQKSPKPRQKFFCGQVHSKPKCQEIEVSEYRSIIMEAWRWGEAYISRCEFDVIRIAVPILEENRMIGGIILRPILLRNPETVPLKVLQKFFGSNSQALRRLKMNYCKIPIWTETKMYQATHRLFELAESISTPNLNLLRHIQSIQKQQAKIAEEIHKYKSVGEVENKRLLNLISYDTEKELIRRVRLGDRRGAKEILNKLLGIVLLKDPIRVDLLKAHILELVVVLTRVAVEEGGNLEDILGMKYNFVVELYNIQQQEEICYWIVRVLDRIIDNIYTTRNDYNYEILEKALRYIDEHSALPLTLEDVAHHVALSPYHFAHLIKKELGFTFVDYLTRVRVEKAKRLLRQSDQNITQIAFEVGYPDQSYFTKVFKRVEETTPKLYRQSFIKNLHEKAN from the coding sequence ATGAAAAATCGCATAAAAGATCCGCAATTCAAAAAAAAGGCTGAAGGTGTTTTAAAAACACTTGCATCGGAATTTCAAACGGCGGCTTTGCTGGTTGACCTGGATGGGAGTATCGTTTTGCAAAAAAGCCCCAAGCCCCGGCAGAAATTTTTTTGCGGTCAGGTACACAGCAAACCCAAATGCCAGGAAATCGAGGTTTCCGAATACCGTTCGATTATTATGGAGGCCTGGAGATGGGGTGAGGCGTACATCAGTCGTTGCGAATTTGATGTCATTCGAATTGCTGTTCCGATATTGGAAGAGAATCGAATGATCGGAGGTATAATTCTGCGTCCTATTTTGCTTCGAAATCCCGAGACGGTTCCGCTAAAAGTGCTGCAAAAATTTTTTGGTTCCAACAGCCAGGCGCTTCGTCGGTTAAAGATGAACTACTGTAAAATACCCATCTGGACGGAAACCAAAATGTATCAGGCCACGCACCGCCTGTTTGAACTGGCCGAATCGATCTCCACACCCAATTTGAATCTGCTTCGTCACATTCAAAGTATTCAAAAGCAACAGGCCAAGATTGCTGAAGAAATTCACAAATACAAATCGGTTGGGGAGGTTGAAAATAAACGCCTTCTGAATTTGATTTCGTATGATACCGAAAAAGAACTGATTCGGCGGGTTCGCCTGGGAGACCGAAGGGGGGCCAAAGAAATTCTGAATAAGCTTTTGGGCATCGTTCTGCTGAAAGACCCCATCCGCGTGGACCTGCTAAAGGCGCATATTCTGGAATTGGTTGTGGTGCTCACGCGGGTAGCCGTTGAGGAAGGCGGAAATCTGGAAGATATATTGGGCATGAAGTACAATTTTGTGGTTGAGCTCTACAACATCCAGCAGCAGGAGGAGATTTGTTACTGGATTGTACGCGTTTTGGATCGCATCATTGACAACATTTACACCACCAGGAACGACTACAACTACGAAATTCTGGAAAAGGCCCTGCGATATATTGACGAACACAGTGCGCTGCCCCTAACCCTGGAGGATGTGGCCCATCATGTGGCCCTGAGTCCGTATCATTTTGCCCACCTGATTAAAAAAGAATTGGGGTTTACCTTTGTAGATTACTTGACCCGGGTTCGGGTTGAAAAGGCCAAAAGACTCCTGCGGCAGTCCGATCAAAACATTACGCAAATTGCATTTGAAGTCGGTTACCCCGATCAGAGCTATTTTACCAAAGTTTTTAAACGCGTTGAAGAAACCACACCGAAATTATACCGGCAATCTTTTATCAAAAATCTCCACGAAAAAGCGAATTAG